The segment aacaaaacaggaagcTGTACAGGAAGAGCTGAAGAGCTGCAGACGAAGAGCTGAAGACGAAGAGCTGCAGACGAAGAgctgaagatgaagagctgTAGACGAAGAGCTGTAGACGAAGAGCTGTAGACGAAGGGCTGTAGATGAAGAGCTGCAGACGAAGAGCTGAAGACGAAGAGCTGTAGATGAAGAGCTGCAGACGAAGAGCTGTAGATGAAGAGCTGTAGATGAAGAGCTGCAGACGAAGAgctgaagatgaagagctgTAGACGAAGAGCTGAAGACGAAGAGCTGTAGATGAAGAGCTGCAGACGAAGAGCTGCAGACGAAGAgctgaagatgaagagctgTAGATGAAGAGCTGAAGACGAAGAGCTGCAGACGAAGAGCTGTAGATGAAGAGCTGCAGACGAAGAGCTGCAGACGAAGAgctgaagatgaagagctgTAGACGAAGAgctgaagatgaagagctgcagacgaagagctgaagatgaagagctgTAGACGAAGAgctgaagatgaagagctgcagACGAAGAGCTGTAGATGAAGAgctgaagatgaagagctgcagACGAAGAGCTGTAGACGAAGAGCTGTAGATGAAGAGCTGCAGACGAAGAgctgaagatgaagagctgcagACGAAGAGCGTTAGTTGAACAAATTGCTGCAGGTCACGTGACGTTTACCCGGATCCTCGTGCATTTCCAGGTGTGTGACAGTCTGATGCAGGCCTTCCTTCAGTGGCAGCAGGGGGCGCTACAGCAGCTCAAACACACCATCAACACTCTTACACAGAAGAAGAGTCAGAGGGCAAAGGTCACGGCTCCGCCCACGCATTCTGATGAAGACAGCGACGATGGAACAGAGGTACGTCTCACCTGACGGCTCTAATGCACGACGTCACGGTGAAGTGTGACCTCAGTGAATTAATGTCTCTCTGTGCTCAGGTGATGGAGTGTGAATCCTCCAGTCCGTCGGTCAGCAGCagagatcctcctcctcctcctcctcctcctcctcgggatGAAGAGGACGGCTGGACGGTTGTGCGTAAGAAgaagtgaagaggaagatgaagtgCAGGATGAACTGTTGAACTGGTCGGCTGACATTTCACCTCTTTGGAACGGGTCTGAGCATGAGCTGTTTCTAACGGGAGCTGACGGTGTAGCGGTGTAACGGTGTAGCGGTGTAGCGGTGTAGCGGCGTAACGTGTTCTCCTCCCGGAGGAGCGACGCTCCACCACTCACCTCGTTGGTCtggttgtttttatattaaacCTGTTGAGTTTACTGTGGCGTGTCATCCCTCTATAGTCTGACTTTATCACTATAGTAGACATATTTGACCTTTACTTCACACTACACTATGACTCACCACACCAGTAGTATAGAAAGTCAtagtatagatatatatagtacgacttgtaaaatgtaattacaaagtcatagtatatatatatatatagtacgtcttgtaaaatgtaattacaaagtcatagtatatatatatatatatatatagtacgtcttgtaaaatgtaattacaaagtcatagtatagtttgTAGTAAATAGAATTGTATAGAACTTACCGGGAGGTCTATGTTTACGAACTCTGGGTCAAACGAGGTTGCGGATACAAGCTAGgctagggtaaggagatgagtcctccttagggctcagccttagagatagggtaaggagatgagtcctccttagggctcagccttagagatagggtaaggagatgagtcctccttagggctcagccttagagatagggtaaggagatgaggttcctccttagggctcagccttagagatagggtaaggagatgaggttcctccttagggctcagccttagagatagggtaaggagatgaggttcctccttagggctcaaccttagagatagggtaaggagatgaggttcctccttagggctcagccttagagatagggtaaggagatgaggttcctccttagggctcagccttagagatagggtaaggagatgaggttcctccttagggctcagccttagagatagggtaaggagatgagtcctccttagggctcagccttagagatagggtaaggagatg is part of the Cyclopterus lumpus isolate fCycLum1 chromosome 7, fCycLum1.pri, whole genome shotgun sequence genome and harbors:
- the tsr2 gene encoding pre-rRNA-processing protein TSR2 homolog; the protein is MAASAASRELFTEAVRAVLHSWPVLQIAVDNGFGGVFGQQKADWMVDVVQQYFHDNADLQNGEVEDFLADLMDQEFDTMVDDESLPQVCDSLMQAFLQWQQGALQQLKHTINTLTQKKSQRAKVTAPPTHSDEDSDDGTEVMECESSSPSVSSRDPPPPPPPPPRDEEDGWTVVRKKK